A region from the Halomarina litorea genome encodes:
- a CDS encoding DUF7123 family protein, with translation MSVTAPSVESESKEDRLLAYLRRSAADGEMYFKSKFISDDVGLSPKEIGALMVRLSDSATDLEIEKWSYTSATTWRVAPA, from the coding sequence ATGAGCGTCACAGCACCCTCCGTCGAGTCCGAGAGCAAGGAAGACCGCCTCCTCGCATACCTGCGGCGCAGCGCCGCGGACGGCGAGATGTACTTCAAGAGCAAGTTCATCTCGGACGACGTCGGCCTCTCGCCCAAGGAGATCGGCGCGCTGATGGTCCGGCTCAGCGACTCCGCGACGGACCTCGAGATCGAGAAGTGGTCGTACACGAGCGCGACCACGTGGCGCGTCGCCCCGGCCTGA
- a CDS encoding site-2 protease family protein: MDDIDGPNRGPPVDAFRSVFQVYEARREGETLLYFGRPTVAPDVLERRLWPLFREAGYEVSLRVRTGEHVLVAEPRSTGTDGVPWLNVVFALLTVVTTLFAGFEWYGLEADLGNPRSLLRTWPFAVAVLGVFGVHELGHYAMSRYYDVNASLPYFIPVPTVFGTMGALIRMRERIPSRRALFDIAVAGPLAGLVAAVGVTAVGLQLDPVTAGPVIGIERLNYPPIIQFIALATGADLYPAVGRVNPVVVGGWVGMFITFLNLLPVGQLDGGHIVRAMLGERQETVGALVPAALFGLGGYLLFVAGEALQGVVLWFFWGVFAIGLAYAGPATPVHDEALDSKRVALGVLTFVLGLLCFTPVPFQFA; encoded by the coding sequence ATGGACGACATCGATGGGCCGAACCGCGGCCCACCGGTCGACGCGTTTCGCTCGGTCTTCCAGGTCTACGAGGCACGTCGCGAGGGCGAGACGCTGCTCTACTTCGGTCGACCGACCGTCGCCCCCGACGTCCTCGAGCGTCGCCTCTGGCCGCTGTTCCGCGAGGCGGGCTACGAGGTGTCCCTACGCGTGCGGACGGGCGAACACGTCCTCGTCGCCGAGCCACGGTCGACGGGCACCGACGGCGTCCCGTGGCTCAACGTGGTCTTCGCGCTCCTGACGGTCGTCACGACGCTCTTCGCCGGGTTCGAGTGGTACGGGCTGGAGGCCGACCTCGGTAACCCGAGGTCGCTCCTCCGGACGTGGCCGTTCGCCGTCGCCGTCCTCGGCGTCTTCGGCGTCCACGAACTCGGCCACTACGCCATGAGCCGGTACTACGACGTGAACGCCAGCCTCCCGTACTTCATCCCCGTCCCGACGGTGTTCGGGACGATGGGCGCGCTCATCCGGATGCGCGAGCGCATCCCGAGCCGACGGGCCCTGTTCGACATCGCCGTCGCTGGGCCGCTCGCGGGGCTGGTCGCCGCCGTCGGCGTCACCGCCGTCGGCCTCCAGCTCGACCCCGTCACGGCGGGGCCGGTCATCGGCATCGAGCGCCTGAACTACCCGCCCATCATCCAGTTTATCGCCCTCGCGACGGGGGCCGACCTCTACCCCGCGGTCGGCCGGGTCAACCCCGTCGTCGTCGGCGGGTGGGTGGGGATGTTCATCACGTTCCTCAACTTGCTCCCGGTCGGCCAGTTGGACGGCGGGCACATCGTCCGGGCGATGCTCGGCGAGCGCCAGGAGACGGTCGGCGCGCTCGTCCCCGCCGCGCTGTTCGGCCTCGGGGGGTACCTCCTGTTCGTCGCCGGCGAGGCCCTGCAAGGGGTCGTCCTCTGGTTCTTCTGGGGCGTCTTCGCCATCGGCCTCGCGTACGCGGGGCCGGCCACCCCCGTCCACGACGAGGCGCTCGACTCGAAACGCGTCGCGCTCGGCGTCCTCACGTTCGTCCTCGGGCTGCTCTGTTTCACCCCGGTCCCCTTCC